From a single Candidatus Izimaplasma bacterium HR1 genomic region:
- a CDS encoding Smr domain protein, with the protein MTKTIDIHGYTVEEARRYIERTIVKLDKNVTELVVIHGYHGGDKLKELLRSPNGIRSRRINRRKYTSNQGETILELCE; encoded by the coding sequence ATGACGAAGACAATTGATATACACGGATACACTGTAGAAGAAGCAAGAAGGTATATTGAAAGAACTATAGTAAAACTAGATAAAAATGTTACTGAACTTGTTGTAATTCATGGATATCATGGTGGAGATAAGTTAAAAGAATTACTAAGAAGTCCAAACGGGATCAGATCTCGTAGAATTAATAGAAGAAAATATACAAGTAATCAGGGGGAAACAATCCTTGAATTGTGTGAATAG